A portion of the Microlunatus phosphovorus NM-1 genome contains these proteins:
- a CDS encoding FecCD family ABC transporter permease: MVSRRGGDAVVSADPLTTTQDPPAEARSGTGSAGRLRTGLLICCVALVAVVVSSLLIGSARLPPSEVLRLLGHSDGSYASDIINDLRLPRTLLGLTVGAALGVAGALMQAITRNPLADPGILGVNAGASLAVVIAVAVTGFVGIWFYLWFAFIGAAAASVLVYLLGATGSTVATPVRLALAGIAVSATIASLVQTVILLDQRAVDEFRFWAAGTLDGRGWPVFGATTPFLLLGCVLALVLGRSLNTLALGDDVAHSLGLSVRRIRLLTAVVITILAGAATAAAGPIAFVGLAVPHLVRTFTGPDQVWLTRLSLVVAPTLLLAADVLGRVLVRDELQVGLVTALIGGPVFVLLVRRHRLVHL; the protein is encoded by the coding sequence GTGGTCTCACGGCGTGGTGGCGACGCGGTGGTCTCGGCTGACCCCCTGACCACGACCCAGGACCCACCGGCCGAGGCGCGCAGCGGGACTGGCTCGGCGGGCCGGCTGCGGACCGGGCTGCTGATCTGCTGCGTCGCACTGGTCGCGGTGGTCGTCAGTTCGCTGCTGATCGGATCGGCCCGGCTGCCTCCGAGTGAGGTGCTGCGACTGTTGGGCCATTCCGACGGCTCGTACGCCTCCGACATCATCAACGACCTTCGCTTGCCGCGGACACTGCTCGGGCTGACCGTCGGTGCGGCGCTCGGCGTGGCGGGAGCCTTGATGCAGGCGATCACCCGCAACCCGCTGGCTGATCCGGGCATCCTCGGGGTGAATGCCGGCGCCAGCCTGGCCGTGGTGATCGCCGTGGCGGTGACCGGTTTCGTCGGGATCTGGTTCTATCTGTGGTTCGCCTTCATCGGCGCCGCCGCCGCGTCGGTGCTGGTCTATCTCCTCGGGGCGACCGGCTCGACCGTCGCCACGCCGGTGCGCCTGGCGCTGGCCGGGATCGCCGTGTCGGCGACCATCGCCTCGCTCGTACAGACGGTGATCCTGCTCGATCAGCGTGCCGTCGACGAGTTCCGGTTCTGGGCGGCGGGCACCCTGGACGGTCGCGGGTGGCCGGTGTTCGGCGCGACCACGCCGTTCCTGCTGCTGGGCTGTGTGCTGGCGCTCGTCCTCGGCCGATCGCTGAACACGCTGGCGCTGGGCGATGATGTCGCTCACTCACTCGGGCTGTCGGTGCGGCGGATCCGGCTGCTCACCGCGGTCGTGATCACCATCTTGGCGGGTGCGGCGACCGCCGCGGCGGGGCCGATCGCTTTCGTCGGGCTGGCCGTGCCGCATCTGGTCCGGACGTTCACCGGCCCCGATCAGGTGTGGCTGACCAGACTCAGTCTCGTCGTGGCACCGACCCTCTTGCTGGCGGCCGACGTACTGGGTCGGGTGTTGGTCCGCGATGAGCTGCAGGTCGGGTTGGTGACCGCACTGATCGGCGGGCCGGTCTTCGTCTTGTTGGTCCGCAGGCATCGGCTGGTGCATCTGTGA
- a CDS encoding ABC transporter substrate-binding protein yields the protein MSLRSSAVALSLALLVLLGGCAWSSAQAPAASGETRVVKDAEETEITVPVEPQRIVALSEPTLDGLLALGITPIGTVSGRGQSKVPGYLSAEAGEIPLLGGIAEPNFEAIGKAKPDLIVVDGTSINNNPPVIEALRAIAPTAFVGYAGGDWRYTFKTLAKVVNKQDEAKQVLADYDAKVSTVKKGLGKYQGETFSIVRWQGSSAALILNELPPGRALLDLGLKRPKNQDKDGRGHSEPVSRENLAEIDADWMFFGTLGGSSVDNRNAEGGVDLEAAKKALSEAEDAPGFTSLKAYKDDQIILVDGSLWTSTGGPLLMNKIVADVDRALVEEQR from the coding sequence ATGTCTCTCCGCTCGTCCGCGGTCGCCTTGTCGCTGGCGCTGCTCGTGCTGCTGGGCGGCTGCGCCTGGTCATCGGCACAGGCGCCGGCCGCATCGGGTGAGACCAGGGTCGTGAAGGACGCAGAGGAAACCGAGATCACCGTGCCGGTGGAACCGCAGCGGATCGTCGCGCTCAGCGAACCGACCCTGGATGGGCTGCTGGCGTTGGGCATCACACCGATCGGCACGGTGAGCGGTCGCGGCCAGTCGAAGGTGCCGGGCTATCTGTCTGCCGAAGCCGGCGAGATCCCGCTGCTCGGTGGGATCGCGGAGCCCAACTTCGAGGCCATCGGCAAGGCCAAGCCGGATCTGATCGTGGTGGACGGCACCTCGATCAACAACAACCCGCCGGTGATCGAGGCGTTGCGGGCCATCGCCCCGACGGCCTTCGTCGGTTATGCGGGCGGTGACTGGCGTTACACCTTCAAGACCCTGGCGAAGGTGGTGAACAAGCAGGACGAGGCCAAGCAGGTGCTGGCCGACTACGACGCCAAGGTCTCGACAGTGAAGAAGGGTCTCGGCAAGTACCAGGGTGAGACCTTCTCGATCGTGCGTTGGCAGGGCTCGTCTGCCGCGCTGATCCTGAACGAGCTGCCACCTGGCCGGGCCTTGTTGGATCTGGGCCTGAAGCGGCCCAAGAACCAGGACAAGGACGGCCGCGGCCACAGTGAGCCGGTGTCCCGGGAGAACCTGGCCGAGATCGATGCCGACTGGATGTTCTTCGGCACCCTCGGCGGCTCATCGGTGGACAACCGGAACGCCGAGGGCGGCGTCGACCTCGAAGCGGCGAAGAAGGCGCTGTCCGAGGCCGAGGATGCACCTGGGTTCACGTCCTTGAAGGCCTACAAGGACGATCAGATCATCCTGGTCGACGGGTCGCTGTGGACCTCGACAGGTGGTCCCCTGCTGATGAACAAGATCGTGGCGGACGTCGACCGCGCACTGGTGGAGGAACAACGATGA
- a CDS encoding SDR family oxidoreductase: MTGAAGGIGRALTTALVRDGYAVGALDADAAGLDELLTAYPLADRARVLPLVADVRRRSEVEAAIEKLAVSFGEPNAVALCSGVLRPARLEATDEADWAWHLAVNATGTFHLLQSVAPRLTTGSSIVLIGSNAASVPRVGMAAYAASKAAAETLVRCAGLELATRGIRCNVIEPGSTDTKMQRDLWPDPAIGQAIAVDGDPAGFRVGIPLGRIADPADVAEVAAFLLSDRARHVTLQTVRVDGGASL, encoded by the coding sequence GTGACAGGGGCGGCCGGCGGGATCGGCCGGGCGCTGACGACCGCATTGGTACGCGATGGCTACGCCGTCGGCGCGCTCGATGCCGATGCTGCGGGCCTGGACGAGCTGCTGACCGCATACCCGCTCGCCGACCGGGCCCGGGTGCTCCCGCTCGTCGCCGACGTACGCCGACGATCTGAGGTCGAGGCAGCGATCGAGAAGCTGGCCGTCAGCTTCGGGGAGCCGAACGCCGTGGCCCTCTGCTCCGGTGTGCTGCGGCCGGCCCGGCTGGAAGCAACCGACGAGGCGGACTGGGCCTGGCACCTGGCGGTCAACGCCACCGGCACGTTCCATCTGCTGCAGTCCGTCGCACCGCGCCTGACGACCGGATCCTCGATCGTGCTGATCGGATCCAACGCCGCCTCGGTGCCGCGGGTCGGCATGGCCGCGTACGCCGCCTCCAAGGCCGCCGCCGAGACCCTCGTCCGCTGCGCCGGCCTGGAGTTGGCCACGCGGGGGATCCGCTGCAATGTGATCGAGCCGGGCTCGACCGACACCAAGATGCAGCGGGACCTGTGGCCGGATCCCGCAATCGGGCAGGCGATCGCCGTCGACGGCGACCCGGCCGGCTTCCGAGTCGGGATCCCACTCGGTCGGATCGCGGATCCGGCCGATGTCGCCGAGGTGGCGGCATTTCTGCTGTCCGACCGCGCCCGGCACGTCACCTTGCAGACCGTCCGGGTCGACGGAGGTGCCAGCCTGTGA
- a CDS encoding isochorismate synthase, which produces MTATVPFATEPFAERLEPAVQPAIPPGMPLVFGSTDRLLQGRTTDRHWWSARSNDTAYADRIIADLQAESRPDPGASPATAIGTLSFRPDAPALFFPLAAADRAQSVPARLPMRRSPVQLLGARELPDPGGYLENVNQAIARLRGGQNAAKVVLGRWLDLETATPLDPLAVLGSLATTSRGAVRLFAVPAPAVPEGDSEPAILLGASPELLVSRRGRLVRSTPMAGSVPRSSDPATDALRAHALLDSVKDGDEHRYVADAVAAALRPLCDGLVVDGPKLMRTDTVWHLATEIHGRLSDPNLDLSALHLAQLLQPTPAVGGTPTDWALDVIAELEGARSCVAGAVGWVDAAGDGSYAVGIRSGLLSGRRLRLFAGAGIVAASDPESELMETEAKLATMLGGLGLSTAAVKGMIR; this is translated from the coding sequence GTGACCGCGACCGTGCCGTTCGCCACCGAACCGTTCGCCGAGAGGCTCGAACCCGCTGTCCAGCCTGCGATCCCCCCGGGGATGCCGCTGGTCTTCGGCAGCACCGACCGTCTGCTGCAGGGTCGCACCACCGATCGACACTGGTGGTCGGCACGCAGCAACGACACCGCGTACGCGGATCGGATCATCGCGGACCTGCAAGCCGAAAGTCGGCCTGACCCTGGTGCCTCACCGGCCACCGCCATCGGCACCCTGAGCTTCCGACCGGACGCACCGGCACTGTTCTTCCCACTTGCCGCAGCCGACCGCGCCCAGTCCGTGCCGGCCCGGCTGCCGATGCGCAGATCGCCGGTCCAGCTGCTCGGCGCCCGTGAGCTCCCCGATCCTGGCGGCTACCTGGAGAACGTGAACCAGGCCATCGCTCGACTGCGAGGCGGCCAGAACGCCGCCAAGGTGGTGCTCGGCCGCTGGCTGGATCTCGAGACCGCCACCCCGCTGGACCCGCTGGCGGTGCTCGGCTCGCTCGCCACGACCTCCCGCGGCGCCGTCCGGTTGTTCGCCGTCCCCGCGCCGGCCGTGCCCGAGGGCGACAGCGAGCCGGCGATCCTGCTGGGTGCCAGCCCCGAGCTGCTGGTCTCCCGGCGAGGGCGCCTGGTGCGCTCCACGCCGATGGCCGGGTCCGTCCCCCGCAGCAGCGATCCCGCGACCGATGCCTTGCGTGCGCACGCACTGCTCGATTCGGTGAAGGACGGTGACGAGCATCGCTACGTCGCCGATGCGGTGGCGGCTGCCTTGCGCCCGCTGTGTGACGGACTGGTGGTCGACGGGCCGAAACTGATGCGCACCGACACCGTCTGGCACCTGGCCACCGAGATCCATGGTCGCTTGTCCGACCCGAATCTCGACCTGAGCGCCCTGCACCTCGCGCAGCTGCTGCAACCCACCCCAGCGGTCGGTGGCACTCCCACCGATTGGGCGCTGGACGTCATCGCCGAGCTGGAGGGTGCGCGCAGCTGCGTCGCGGGTGCGGTCGGCTGGGTCGATGCGGCCGGTGACGGCTCGTACGCGGTCGGCATCCGCTCGGGGCTGCTGAGCGGCCGTCGGTTACGGCTGTTCGCGGGCGCCGGGATCGTGGCCGCCTCCGATCCGGAGTCGGAGTTGATGGAGACCGAGGCCAAGCTCGCCACCATGCTCGGCGGGCTGGGCCTGAGCACTGCTGCAGTGAAAGGAATGATCCGGTGA
- a CDS encoding (2,3-dihydroxybenzoyl)adenylate synthase: MTRSPLRPVVGWPAEFAERYRAAGYWTDETFDAFLAERVRRFADRIAVVGVGAAHPRERVALSYAELDAAVGQLAGLLAAAGVERRDRVVLQLPNCVEYVVAVFAAFRLGALPVFALPAHREREIGQFARISDAAAYVFAGKGWGFDYAALAERVAADLQANGHQPPAAVDLSSWNLTGPGPYPSIVTAPAVEATDIAFLQMSGGTTGVPKLVPRTHADYLYSVRASADICDLDETTVMLVALPAAHNFPMSSPGLLGVLDRGGTVVLAPDPSPRTCFGMIESERVTLTSLVPPLAQSWLASAARGLRHDLSSLEVVQVGGARLADSVARRIAPELGCSLQQVYGMAEGLVCYTRADDPDELVTTSQGRPISSDDELRIDPETGELATRGPYTIRGYYGADEVHVDHFTDDGFYRTGDVVRQLPSGHLQVTGRIKDQINRGGDKIAIDEVEDLLLQYDGIHDAAIVSVPDAYLGERVCAYVVPKAPSSESGPGATDREPTLAEIRAFLTAAGLAPYKQPDELRIVAAFPATAPGKVNRRRLRASLAASVPATQ; this comes from the coding sequence GTGACCAGGAGTCCTCTCCGACCAGTCGTCGGCTGGCCCGCCGAGTTCGCCGAGCGCTATCGCGCTGCCGGCTACTGGACCGACGAGACCTTCGACGCCTTTCTGGCCGAGCGGGTCCGGCGGTTTGCCGACCGCATCGCGGTCGTGGGCGTCGGCGCCGCACACCCGCGGGAACGGGTCGCACTCAGCTATGCCGAGCTCGATGCGGCCGTCGGCCAACTGGCTGGGCTGCTGGCCGCGGCTGGAGTCGAGCGGCGCGACCGGGTCGTGCTGCAGCTGCCGAACTGCGTCGAATATGTCGTCGCGGTGTTCGCCGCCTTCCGGCTGGGGGCGCTGCCCGTGTTCGCACTGCCGGCCCACCGGGAGCGGGAGATCGGCCAGTTCGCGCGGATCAGCGACGCAGCCGCGTACGTGTTCGCCGGAAAGGGCTGGGGCTTCGACTATGCGGCTCTCGCCGAGCGGGTGGCGGCTGACCTCCAAGCGAATGGTCACCAACCGCCGGCCGCGGTCGATCTGTCCAGCTGGAATCTCACCGGTCCGGGTCCGTATCCCAGCATCGTGACTGCGCCAGCGGTCGAGGCGACCGACATCGCCTTCCTGCAGATGTCCGGCGGGACCACCGGGGTGCCCAAGCTGGTGCCGCGCACGCACGCCGACTATCTCTACTCGGTGCGTGCCTCGGCCGACATCTGCGATCTGGACGAGACCACCGTGATGCTGGTCGCGCTGCCTGCCGCACACAACTTCCCGATGAGCTCCCCCGGCCTGCTCGGCGTGCTCGACCGGGGCGGCACCGTGGTGCTGGCGCCCGACCCGAGCCCGCGGACCTGCTTCGGCATGATCGAGTCCGAGCGGGTGACCCTCACCTCCTTGGTGCCGCCGTTGGCACAGTCCTGGCTGGCCAGTGCCGCTCGGGGGCTGCGACACGATCTGTCCAGCCTCGAGGTGGTCCAGGTCGGCGGTGCCCGGCTGGCCGACAGCGTTGCCCGGCGGATCGCTCCCGAGCTCGGCTGCTCGCTGCAGCAGGTGTACGGGATGGCCGAGGGTCTGGTCTGCTACACCCGCGCCGACGATCCGGACGAATTGGTCACCACCAGTCAGGGTCGGCCGATCAGCTCCGATGACGAGTTGCGGATCGACCCCGAGACCGGCGAGCTGGCGACCCGCGGGCCGTACACGATCCGTGGCTACTACGGCGCCGACGAGGTGCATGTCGACCACTTCACCGACGACGGCTTCTATCGAACCGGCGATGTGGTCCGTCAGCTGCCCAGCGGGCATCTGCAGGTGACCGGCCGGATCAAGGACCAGATCAACCGGGGCGGCGACAAGATCGCCATCGACGAGGTCGAGGACCTGCTGCTGCAATACGACGGCATTCACGACGCCGCCATCGTCTCGGTGCCCGACGCCTATCTCGGCGAACGGGTCTGTGCCTATGTGGTGCCGAAGGCACCCAGTTCGGAGAGCGGGCCAGGGGCAACCGATCGAGAGCCCACCCTGGCCGAGATCCGCGCCTTCCTGACCGCCGCCGGACTCGCCCCCTACAAGCAGCCCGACGAGCTGCGCATCGTCGCCGCGTTCCCGGCCACCGCGCCCGGCAAGGTCAACCGCCGCCGGCTGCGTGCCTCGCTCGCTGCCTCGGTACCCGCCACTCAGTGA
- a CDS encoding isochorismatase family protein — MPLPRTPIPSTISYQTPPLPATSRGPWTLDRDRVALLVHDMQGYFLRAYEPACPALLQARTQLAELLRVARVARVPIVYTAQPGDQPASTRGLLTPIWGPGIGGSDEDAAVVADLAPEPDDRVLVKHRYSAFVGTDLGDWLTDVGRDQLLVTGVYAHIGVLATATDALMRDVEPFVAGDAVVDFSPADHERALVQLASVGAAVIDSATALAALAPPATATADDSWQDWLAGRLGTLLGSESLGQQLVAQPELDLFEAGLDSLRCFELIDDLAAVGVDVDFSVLASEGTSAYLLSQLEQARPAA; from the coding sequence ATGCCGCTCCCCCGCACTCCCATTCCCAGCACGATCTCCTACCAGACCCCGCCGCTGCCTGCCACCAGCCGTGGACCCTGGACCCTGGACCGCGATCGCGTCGCCCTGCTGGTGCACGACATGCAGGGCTACTTCCTGCGGGCCTACGAGCCCGCATGCCCGGCGCTGCTCCAGGCTCGTACCCAGCTTGCCGAGCTGCTGCGGGTAGCCCGGGTCGCTCGCGTACCGATCGTCTACACCGCCCAGCCCGGCGACCAGCCGGCCTCGACCCGGGGTCTGCTGACCCCGATCTGGGGACCGGGCATCGGCGGCAGTGACGAGGACGCCGCGGTAGTTGCCGATCTCGCCCCCGAGCCGGACGACCGGGTCCTGGTCAAGCACCGTTACAGCGCCTTCGTCGGCACCGATCTCGGCGACTGGCTGACCGACGTCGGCCGCGATCAGCTGCTGGTCACCGGGGTGTATGCCCACATCGGGGTGCTCGCCACCGCCACCGACGCGCTGATGCGGGACGTCGAGCCGTTCGTCGCCGGCGACGCGGTGGTCGACTTCTCCCCCGCCGACCATGAGCGAGCGCTGGTGCAGCTGGCCAGCGTCGGCGCCGCGGTGATCGACAGCGCGACGGCGCTCGCCGCCTTGGCCCCGCCCGCGACTGCCACCGCGGACGACTCCTGGCAGGACTGGCTGGCAGGCCGGCTGGGCACGCTGCTGGGCAGCGAGTCGCTCGGCCAGCAGCTGGTGGCGCAGCCCGAGCTCGATCTGTTCGAGGCCGGACTTGACTCCTTGCGCTGCTTCGAGCTGATCGACGATCTGGCCGCGGTGGGGGTCGACGTGGACTTCTCGGTGCTGGCGTCGGAGGGAACCTCGGCCTATTTGCTCAGCCAGCTCGAGCAGGCCCGTCCGGCCGCCTGA
- a CDS encoding non-ribosomal peptide synthetase yields the protein MPTHQPSLGQASPDQPGLDRPWLPLTAAQLGVYFLHQLRPGLPVCTTAELITLPAGIETDRLVAALQAAYRENEQLRVRLRTGATGPEQQVTDVLPPVAIVEVADRAAADDWIEHALATPFDLEAGEVVRTAILCVAGEPRWWLHATHHVGLDGYGFIRLAGRVGEHYRGAARPAPPVSVAELVAEDQARREPDALVTEQSFWADRLAEAEGSSSLAGRTADATTPVHRAAVALPTETQDALVAAAGRFGVAWTDLATAAFAVYLGRLAPGDPDHVRLGVPFMDRFVPGRGAWLTAKTVCTAMNVLPVSVPISDGAVGDLVAATAAELAAIREHVTVRHEDLARDLRHRFGLGTALFGPQVNLLPFSTAVNFGIGTGAVRNLTAGPVEDMTWTIRGAVGRGQPVWLEIAGNPALYEADEVAASAGRLLAWLATFATAAGDQPLSALPLLSVAERRQVVEAFNATERPDLLASARTLPDAFAAQTAASPDAVALVDGDRSWTYAELGDAAQRLRAELRRRGLPAGAAVGVALPRDARLYVAVHGIVAAGSPYVPLDPEQPAARAAEIVADAEIGIVVSAADCSSEIPAGLTVIDLDQLLADDPPVVAPAPDTGPQLDDPAYVIFTSGSTGRPKGVVVTHRAIANRLAWIQELYPLRPGDRVLHKTPYTFDVSVWELFWPLQVGATVVIAPPGAHRDPRALAELITEHQVDTLHFVPSMLAAFVGDPVSVERLQLAGSPVRQLFCSGEALPRDLVEQAAQVFGAWVINLYGPTEAAVDVTGWDTAPGETEVPIGRPLANVRCYVLDRWGGPVPVGTIGHLYLAGIQLARGYAGRPDLTAAAFVPDPFVDGELMYATGDLARWRADGALCYEGRADAQVKIAGQRVEPGEVEAVLRAAPGVDSAAVLAVTGPAGLRLAAYVILPPPVDDSWRIELAAWLSSRLPSHLVPSILQRVDTLPLTSSGKLDRRALLATGSADDASVEVALPAGWLEEQIAATMSSVLETGIGPDDDFFDAGGSSLLAVRLLGELESLAGRQLALADIFTAPTPRRMARRFLGAPSTAADDLAPVLTLRPGEPGVTPLITLPPAGGLGWCYAGLLRHLPPSVPVYALQADVGAEAEDAPTDLDALAQRYLDRIRPLVGEGGCHLLGWSLGGMAAHAVAERASRSGVPIGAVIMVDAYPGEQWRQLPEPTEQDGLLALVRMGGVEHLLAEHAVLDLAMVQTLLSREGSALAGLSDQVREAVIGNALVGARLVRASTHHRLDRDVCLVVAGAPRPETWLDPAGWEPHVGGIIDQVVLNGAHHQLLREPMIAELGELTSKIIAGWR from the coding sequence ATGCCGACCCACCAGCCCAGTCTCGGCCAGGCCAGTCCCGACCAGCCCGGTCTCGACCGGCCCTGGCTTCCGCTGACCGCGGCGCAGCTCGGCGTCTACTTCCTGCACCAGCTCCGACCCGGGCTGCCGGTGTGTACCACCGCGGAGTTGATCACGCTGCCTGCCGGGATCGAGACCGACCGGCTGGTCGCCGCATTGCAGGCCGCCTATCGAGAGAACGAACAGCTCCGGGTGCGGCTGCGGACCGGTGCGACCGGGCCCGAGCAACAGGTCACCGATGTGCTGCCGCCGGTCGCGATCGTGGAGGTCGCCGATCGAGCAGCCGCCGACGACTGGATCGAGCATGCCCTCGCCACGCCGTTCGATCTCGAAGCCGGTGAGGTGGTGCGGACCGCGATCTTGTGCGTAGCCGGTGAACCACGGTGGTGGCTGCACGCGACGCACCATGTCGGGCTCGACGGATACGGGTTCATTCGGCTGGCGGGCCGAGTCGGTGAGCACTATCGCGGCGCGGCCAGGCCGGCACCGCCGGTGAGCGTTGCAGAGCTGGTCGCCGAGGATCAGGCCCGGCGCGAGCCGGACGCGCTGGTCACCGAGCAGTCGTTCTGGGCCGACCGGCTGGCCGAGGCGGAGGGCTCCAGCAGCCTCGCCGGCCGGACGGCGGACGCCACCACCCCCGTACACCGGGCTGCGGTTGCCCTGCCGACCGAGACCCAGGATGCGTTGGTCGCGGCAGCGGGCAGATTCGGCGTGGCCTGGACCGACCTCGCCACCGCGGCGTTCGCCGTCTATCTGGGACGGCTGGCACCCGGCGACCCCGACCACGTTCGGCTCGGGGTGCCATTCATGGACCGGTTCGTTCCGGGCCGCGGTGCCTGGCTGACGGCGAAAACGGTCTGTACGGCGATGAACGTGCTCCCGGTCAGCGTGCCGATCTCCGACGGCGCTGTCGGCGATCTGGTCGCGGCGACAGCCGCGGAGCTAGCCGCGATCCGTGAGCACGTGACCGTGCGGCACGAGGATCTGGCCCGCGACCTGCGGCACCGATTCGGGCTGGGCACTGCGCTGTTCGGTCCGCAAGTGAACCTGCTGCCCTTCAGCACCGCGGTGAACTTCGGCATCGGCACCGGCGCGGTCCGCAATCTGACCGCCGGACCGGTCGAGGACATGACCTGGACCATCCGCGGCGCCGTCGGCCGCGGTCAGCCGGTCTGGCTGGAGATCGCCGGCAACCCGGCGCTGTACGAGGCCGACGAAGTTGCAGCGAGTGCGGGCCGGCTGCTCGCCTGGTTGGCGACATTCGCGACCGCGGCCGGCGATCAACCCCTATCGGCCCTCCCGCTGCTCAGCGTGGCCGAACGACGGCAGGTGGTCGAGGCCTTCAACGCCACCGAGCGCCCCGACCTGCTCGCGTCGGCCCGGACCCTGCCCGACGCGTTCGCTGCGCAGACCGCCGCCAGCCCCGATGCGGTGGCCTTGGTCGATGGCGACCGGAGCTGGACCTACGCCGAACTGGGCGACGCGGCACAGCGGCTGCGGGCCGAACTCCGCCGTCGCGGATTGCCGGCCGGGGCGGCCGTCGGGGTCGCGCTCCCCCGGGACGCCCGGCTCTATGTCGCCGTGCACGGCATCGTCGCGGCCGGGTCGCCGTACGTCCCGTTGGACCCGGAGCAGCCCGCCGCCCGGGCGGCGGAGATCGTCGCCGACGCCGAGATCGGCATCGTGGTCAGCGCTGCTGACTGCTCGTCCGAGATCCCCGCCGGGCTGACGGTGATCGACCTCGACCAACTGCTGGCCGATGACCCGCCGGTGGTGGCGCCTGCGCCGGATACGGGCCCGCAATTGGACGACCCCGCGTACGTCATCTTCACCTCCGGCTCGACCGGGCGGCCGAAGGGCGTGGTGGTCACCCATCGGGCGATCGCCAACCGACTGGCCTGGATACAGGAGCTGTATCCACTCCGACCCGGCGACCGGGTGCTGCACAAGACCCCCTACACCTTCGACGTCTCGGTCTGGGAGCTGTTCTGGCCGCTCCAGGTCGGCGCGACCGTGGTCATCGCGCCGCCGGGCGCCCACCGCGATCCACGTGCGCTGGCCGAGCTGATCACCGAGCACCAGGTCGACACCCTGCATTTCGTGCCGTCCATGCTCGCCGCCTTCGTCGGGGACCCGGTCAGCGTCGAGCGGCTTCAGCTCGCAGGCTCGCCGGTGCGGCAGCTGTTCTGCAGCGGCGAGGCGCTCCCCCGGGATCTGGTCGAGCAGGCTGCCCAAGTGTTCGGTGCCTGGGTGATCAACCTGTACGGCCCGACCGAGGCAGCCGTCGACGTCACCGGATGGGACACCGCCCCGGGCGAGACCGAGGTGCCGATCGGCCGGCCGCTGGCCAATGTGCGCTGCTATGTCCTCGACCGTTGGGGCGGACCGGTGCCGGTCGGCACGATCGGGCATCTCTATCTGGCCGGGATCCAGCTCGCCCGCGGCTACGCCGGGCGGCCTGATCTCACCGCGGCGGCGTTCGTCCCTGACCCTTTCGTTGACGGTGAGCTCATGTACGCCACCGGCGATCTGGCCCGCTGGCGGGCCGACGGCGCGCTCTGCTACGAGGGCCGGGCCGATGCGCAGGTCAAGATCGCCGGGCAGCGGGTCGAGCCGGGCGAGGTGGAGGCAGTGCTGCGGGCCGCTCCGGGAGTGGACTCGGCCGCAGTACTCGCGGTGACCGGTCCGGCCGGGCTACGGCTGGCGGCGTACGTGATCTTGCCCCCTCCGGTGGACGACAGCTGGCGGATCGAGCTGGCGGCCTGGCTGAGCAGTCGACTGCCCAGTCACCTGGTGCCCAGCATCCTGCAGCGGGTCGACACGCTGCCGCTCACCAGCAGCGGCAAGCTCGATCGCCGGGCGCTCCTGGCGACCGGCAGTGCGGACGATGCCTCCGTCGAGGTCGCGCTGCCGGCCGGCTGGCTCGAGGAGCAGATCGCCGCCACCATGTCCTCGGTGCTCGAAACGGGAATCGGCCCGGATGACGACTTCTTCGATGCCGGCGGCAGTTCGCTGCTGGCAGTCCGGCTGCTCGGTGAGCTGGAGAGCCTGGCCGGTCGTCAACTCGCCTTGGCCGACATCTTCACCGCCCCCACTCCACGGCGGATGGCGCGGCGGTTCCTGGGTGCACCGTCGACCGCGGCCGATGATCTTGCCCCGGTGTTGACGCTGCGCCCTGGCGAACCCGGTGTCACACCGCTGATCACCCTGCCGCCGGCCGGCGGCCTGGGCTGGTGCTACGCCGGACTGCTCCGGCACCTGCCACCGTCCGTCCCGGTGTACGCGCTGCAGGCTGATGTGGGAGCGGAGGCCGAGGACGCGCCGACTGACCTGGACGCCCTCGCTCAGCGCTATCTCGACCGGATCCGCCCGCTCGTCGGCGAGGGCGGCTGTCATCTGCTCGGCTGGTCGCTGGGTGGCATGGCGGCGCACGCAGTGGCCGAGCGTGCGAGTCGCTCCGGCGTACCGATCGGTGCGGTGATCATGGTCGACGCCTATCCAGGTGAGCAGTGGCGGCAGCTGCCGGAGCCGACCGAGCAGGACGGTCTGCTGGCCCTGGTCCGGATGGGTGGCGTCGAACACCTCCTGGCCGAGCATGCCGTCCTCGATCTGGCGATGGTACAGACGTTGCTGAGCCGCGAGGGCAGCGCCTTGGCTGGGCTGTCGGATCAGGTTCGCGAGGCGGTGATCGGGAACGCGCTGGTCGGTGCCCGACTGGTCCGGGCCTCGACCCATCACCGACTCGATCGGGACGTGTGCCTGGTGGTCGCCGGGGCGCCCCGGCCGGAGACCTGGCTCGATCCAGCCGGCTGGGAGCCGCATGTGGGCGGCATCATCGATCAGGTCGTGTTGAATGGTGCGCACCATCAACTGCTGCGGGAGCCGATGATCGCCGAACTCGGTGAGCTGACCAGCAAGATCATCGCGGGCTGGCGGTGA